The window TGAACACTTGGTATATCGACGGCTTCCTACTCCAATTTCGAATACTGTACCATCTAAATCCAATTAATAAATCCTCAAAACAAAATCTAAATCCAATTAACACCCCTATATAAAAAACTAAATCAAATAACCTGTGAAAATTCAAGTTGACTCGCCAACCATGGACGCCTTTCACGCGCACGTTCTCGGCTACCTAACGCTCCTCTACCCCTAAAAACAAAACCTAACGCTCCTCTTCTGCTCTCAAAAAGAAGAAATCGGCACCTGCCACTAAAGATACAGTTAATATCTGGCACTGAGTTAAATACGGTTAAATGAGCTGAAAATACAGTTAATATCTTGAACATATATATAATTTGAAAAGGGAAGTGTTTGTGGCCGGGGCGCCGGCCGAACCGTTGCGCCGGTCGCGCCCCGTGTGTTCGATCTCTTTTTGATCCAAGGACAGCGATGCGCCACGTGTTATCGGACTTTTTTTTAACGCGCTCGTAGTTATCCCTTCCAAAGTGATTTTTGCTGCATCTGCTCGCTCTTTCGTTTCGAGGCAGGGCGACCGCGGGCGACGTGCTTGTTCGCgcagggcggcggctgcggcggcggcggcccaggGCGGNNNNNNNNNNNNNNNNNNNNNNNNNNNNNNNNNNNNNNNNNNNNNNNNNNNNNNNNNNNNNNNNNNNNNNNNNNNNNNNNNNNNNNNNNNNNNNNNNNNNNNNNNNNNNNNNNNNNNNNNNNNNNNNNNNNNNNNNNNNNNNNNNNNNNNNNNNNNNNNNNNNNNNNNNNNNNNNNNNNNNNNNNNNNNNNNNNNNNNNNNNNNNNNNNNNNNNNNNNNNNNNNNNNNNNNNNNNNNNNNNNNNNNNNNNNNNNNNNNNNNNNNNNNNNNNNNNNNNNNNNNNNNNNNNNNNNNNNNNNNNNNNNNNNNNNNNNNNNNNNNNNNNNNNNNNNNNNNNNNNNNNNNNNNNNNNNNNNNNNNNNNNNNNNNNNNNNNNNNNNNNNNNNNNNNNNNNNNNNNNNNNNNNNNNNNNNNNNNNNNNNNNNNNNNNNNNNNNNNNNNNNNNNNNCCAAATGCTTTCCATTTTCGTTGTTGTCTTCCCCTCCCCCGTTGGATTTAGGGTTAGGGTGTGGCTAGCCGCGGgccgtcgccggcgccggcgcggacGAGGATGGGTTTGCGTTCCCGCCGtcgagggaggcggcggggtggcgttCCCGCGGGTCGAGGGAGGCGTCGGGGTGGCGTTCCCGCGGACAGAGGGAGGGGCCGGGGTGGGGTTCCCGCGGGCAGAGGGAGGGGCGCGGTGGTTAATTTGAATCTAGTAGCATTCAGTAACTGGATTGATTCAGGGAAGCAAACCACAACTCTTTCTACTTGTTGATGTCTTGCTGACCCAATCATTAGCAGGTTTTCCTTGGCCGCCAAGGGATTCAGGTACTTGACTAATCGAGGTCCAGGGATGTTTTTAGCTTATTGTTTTGGAGAATCGATGGGGATGTTGTATGGGGACGTAATAGTTTAGAGCCGTACAATACTTGACTGGTCACAAATTAAACCACTAAAATATTTGCGGTTAAATTTCTCTGAGAGTCGGTTTAGAAATGACATGATAATGCATTTCATGATGAACCTAATCGAATCAACTTggtattctagttgttgttgatagTTTACAAAGTATGACTTTCAAAATGTCTGATATGCACTATATATTTTTGCCAATGAAAATACAGTATATACCAACTACTAGTTACAGCTACCACAAATGCAATCGTACGCAAGTCAAACCTACCTGTGGGTACAGAGCAGAAATGCCGCAGCTAAGCTGACCTATTACCTATGCATTGCCTTACTGCATGGTTACCCATGCGATTAGTCAACCCTGGCTAATTGCAACCCAACATCCCTGAATTGCATGCGCTTAATTTTACACTACTCGTTCTGCATTGCAACCCAACATCCCTGAATTCATAGCTTTGTCAGAATTTTTTAGGTGTTCATGTATGTTTTTTCCTAGCTTCTGATGGTTCGGTTTTATGGTTTTATTGacttgtgttttttccttttttgtagaTGTTGCAGGTAACTCTGGTGAGAATGAGGGGagtaagaaggctaagaagaagattAAGAAGAAAGGCAATCTATGTGGCTTTAAGTCAAGGTTTAACTCAAAAAGGCTGGCTCAGATTGGGAAGCAAATATCACCGAAAAAACAGAGAATCATAAGGGAGGGACAGTTTGGAGACTTGTTGGACATCCGGTCTTTCAAGGTGCCCCATGAGCTCATTGAGTTTGTTGCGATGAACACGAATCACGTACTCTCTGAGTTCAAACACAAGAACAAATCTATCACCTTCAGCAAGCTTATGGTGAAAAGGATTTTCAACGTGCCATCCGGTGATAGACCCGTGAAGCTTCTAAAGAAGAGTGATGAACATGATCTTCGCAGCATCTACAAGGAGGGGAACAGGGCTCCAATCGCCCATGTTGTCAAGTTGCTCACTAGTTGCATTGAGGAGGATGTGGTTATGATAAATAGGACTTGGGCACTCCTTGCGTTGGCAACAGTTTTGTGCCCAGGCACGGGCAATATGGTGAATCTCGAGTATCTTGCTTCCCTCGAAGATATGTCTTTGGTGCATGAATTCTCTTGGGATGAGCACTTGTTGGCACGAGCTATGGGGGAGGTTGGAGTCTTTCAAGAGAAGAAGAGGATGCAAGCAAACATAGAAAAAGAGTTTCAGATTGCTTCATGCCTTCCCATGTTAGAGGTATGCAACACAACATTACGAAATACCTCCATCTTTCCCCTTTGCTGCATGAAACCTTCACGCCTTTATGTTTTTGTTGGCTAATGTCCTTTTTCCATTCCATGCAGGTCATATACATGGATCATGTTGATATCCCGGCTGGTCTTCCAAATGAGCATGCTATTGATTATTCCGTGCCAAGGATACGTTTTGTTTGCCAAAAGGATTTTGAGTGGTTGGATAAAGTTGACAAAAACAAGCTCACTCTTGTCCAACCTTTCTACGGGAAACACACCCATGTAATTTTGCTACATCCTGCCTATGTATTTTCCTTTGTCAATGAGTATTAACACACCCATGTAGCAATCTTTGCTTTTCCAATTTAGTTTATGGAAGCTTTCTTATTTATGACACTCATGTTTTGTTTTCCTAGATCCGGAGTTTGTGCAACACCCCCTATGCAGCACAACTTGTGGGACAGGAAGTTGGTGCTGAAGCAGCTAGTGGGAAGGGAGTTGGTGTTGAAGCACCTAGTGGCCAAGGAACTAGTGGCCAAGGCAGCCAAATTCAAGGTGCTGAAATTCACGCAAAGGACTCTCAATCAAATGAGGCTCAACAAAATGTTGATGCTGAACCACACCTATCATCATCGCTCAACGATTGGCTGCAGCAATCATTCCCTAGCATGCAAGATCTAAGGGTACATTATCTTTTTCATTGTATTCATTTCCTGTTTACCTTTGGCTTCGCATTATTTTATTATACCCAGTTGCAAGTGTATATTTATTTTGCTGCATCCTTCATGTTGATGTGCAACAACCATGTTCTGTTTTTGCTTCATATGTTGTTAAAGTTCATACATACTATGCTTTTTTGCTACACCCATATGTCTAGTGTGCTACAACTACATTCTGTTTTTGCTTCAACCATGTCATAGTTTTGCTACATCCATATCATTAATTTGCTACCTACATAGTTGATAGTAAATTGCTACAGTCACACTCTTTATCTGATACGTAGTGACACAGCATCATACCTACTTGTTTTATCGCTTCATCCATACCTCTAATGTGCCACACCCACATTTGTGTTTTTTTACATCCATACACATGACTAAAATGTTCAATACTTGCCTTCTTGTAGGTACCAACTCAGTTTCAAATGCTTTACGACAAGCACAAGGGTATTTTTGCATCGGAGGTGGATAATGTTGTTGGCAAGTTTGGACAGTGTTTAAAGGGATTTCAGTGCAACCGGATGGCAGCCCTCCTTCGTGATGTTAGAGACGCCATCACAGCTACCAGTGAGCCCAACTTCTCCTTTGAAGCACCTATCATGGACGAATGTCGCGGAAAAGAGAATGATGCTAAAGCTGCAAATGCTGGCATTGGTGCTCAAGCTCAAGCTGAAGGTACAACACCTAGCATTAACAAGGATGAAGTCACCGGATTGAAGCAACAAGTTGCAACCGAGGCTGCTGAAACTCCTGAGCAACAACGAGTGAGTTTCGAGATGGAAGGCAACGTCTCACCTCACAGCCCCCCACTCTTCTATGATGCACCCAGGAGTGCGACAGCCGGCATTTGGGACGATGAGCCATCCTATGAGTTGTTCCCAAAGGGCTCCGAAGAGTACGAGATGATGCATTGCACGGATGAGCCTATAACCAAGAAGAGCGCGGTCAACCCCATATTTGAAAACATCCCCGTGTTCCCTGTTTCAGACGATGATGACAGCCCAAGTATGCTTCCTTCCTCCTGCatcatttctttttgtttttctccaTCTCTTTTTTTTCGCTACATATGTGTGATTGCAGCAAATACTCTTTTGTACAATCCCTTGCAAACTCATCCATTTTTGTTGCTTGCTACAGCCCCTAAGATGGTCACTACAGAAGAGCAA is drawn from Triticum dicoccoides isolate Atlit2015 ecotype Zavitan chromosome 6B, WEW_v2.0, whole genome shotgun sequence and contains these coding sequences:
- the LOC119321213 gene encoding uncharacterized protein LOC119321213; the protein is MPPGKRRRQSFGGQRVVVRRRCTKTDVAGNSGENEGSKKAKKKIKKKGNLCGFKSRFNSKRLAQIGKQFKHKNKSITFSKLMVKRIFNVPSGDRPVKLLKKSDEHDLRSIYKEGNRAPIAHVVKLLTSCIEEDVVMINRTWALLALATVLCPGTGNMVNLEYLASLEDMSLVHEFSWDEHLLARAMGEVGVFQEKKRMQANIEKEFQIASCLPMLEVIYMDHVDIPAGLPNEHAIDYSVPRIRFVCQKDFEWLDKVDKNKLTLVQPFYGKHTHFMEAFLFMTLMFCFPRSGVCATPPMQHNLWDRKLVLKQLVGRELVLKHLILLKQDPTTFQPAKLIPELERVVTKFKANKYDLLFVTIVHEKHWIIVCANLLYKQWNVFDSIHSKGKQSPLKKQANNLITNFAALAQEYSEFNVNVGSFARVDLEDYPKQDNLKTWRDTAWMWRTTFALTQ